TAAAAAAGGAGAGCCTGAGCTCTCCCGTTATTAGCCATTTCAGTGTTACTGATCAGTGTTACTGAGTGGTGCCATCGGTTTTAGTATCAACGTCGTTGTTAATGCCATTTCCGGTTTCCACTTTTTTATTCACATCCGGGCAGCGCCCGTCCTTACACATGGTGTTTTTGTGCACCTCATCTTTGGTCATCCCCTCATGGTTCATCGATGAACCATTCGGATGCAGCATTGTGCCACCTGAGTTGATGTTGTCGTTATCGACATTATTTGGCGCCACGTTTTCTTTTGCATCCGGAGCGACCTGGCCTGCGTCGGCGGCGGCGTTCGCCTGGCCATTATTGGTCTGGGCGCTGGTTTCGGCTGCCAGCGCTGCGCCGCTGGCAAGGCTGAGCGTAGCGGTCAGGAAAAGTGAAGCTAATTTTGTCATTTTCATCAGATGCTCCTGTTATGGTTGAGATGTCGGATAACGTCTTCCAACAGTGCATATGCCAGTCAAGGGTCAGGCAATGGTTAACGATCTCAAACGAGCGCAAAGGCTCAGCAGAGAATCTTGAAAAGATTCATAAACAGAGTGGTTACAGTTAAAAATTGTAGGTTAGATCTCGTTTTTCGCTACTTTGTGGCGTTTTTTAGCTGAATTCCAGGATTATTCCGTCCGAAGTGTAAAAGCCCGTTTACACTTTTTGGCTGAGGATATAGATTGGAGGGATTGCATTCATTTAGATAAGTATGGCAACGCTGGAATAATCATGAATTATCAGAACGACGATTTACGTATTAAAGAGATCAACGAGTTATTACCCCCTGTCGCACTGCTGGAAAAATTCCCCGCTACAGAAAATGCCGCCAACACGGTTGCCCATGCGCGTAAAGCCATTCACAAAATTTTGAAGGGGAATGACGATCGCCTGCTGGTGGTGATTGGGCCGTGC
The sequence above is drawn from the Citrobacter amalonaticus genome and encodes:
- a CDS encoding YbgS-like family protein, whose translation is MKMTKLASLFLTATLSLASGAALAAETSAQTNNGQANAAADAGQVAPDAKENVAPNNVDNDNINSGGTMLHPNGSSMNHEGMTKDEVHKNTMCKDGRCPDVNKKVETGNGINNDVDTKTDGTTQ